The DNA segment CTTCGCCTTCACCTTCGCCTTCGCCTTCGCCCTCACCTTCGCCTTCACCCTCGCCTTCGCCTTCACCTTCGCCTTCGCCCTCGCCTTCGCCTTCACCCTCGCCGATCTCGTCGCAGGGAATACAGCCTCCGCCGTTGGGACGCTGCTCCGAGTCCAACACAACATCCAGGAACTCGGGGATATCCAGAAAACTCTCGACGGTCGCGTTGTATTCGCCCAAGTTGCAGATTGGGTCTTCGTCCGCGTCCCCGTAGAATGCGAGATACTTGCGAGCGGAATAATTGAACTGGCCCAAGTCCAAGGGCGGCCGGTCCGGCATGTCCGCGAGCAACCAGTCGACAAGCGCCACGGTTTCCGGCTCTCCGATGGTGATGAACCCGCAGAGTGCCGCTTGAATCTTCTCGGGGGTCGAACCCGTCAGCAACACGCCTGGATTGGGCGCACTCAGCAATTCCGCGACGTAGGCATCGATCAGCGGCTTGTTGTGTTCCCACGCGACGCGCACACAGCAGTGCACAGGCAGCCCGGCATGCCACAAGATTTCGTCAAGCATCTGACCCTGCGCCATTTCCAGCATGCCGTTGCCGTCCTGGTCGGCCGTGCCGGGGTTCACGCCATACGCGGGGATGTGATAGATGTTCACAATGGCGTCACGCACGCGCGGATTGAACGCGGCCCCTTCACACGGCGTCTCGCAGGGCCGCGCGCAAGGCGCGTCAGGCTCCTCCTCGCCTTCGCCTTCTCCCTCGCCCTCCCCTTCGCCCTCGCCTGCTTCGCAAGGCGGATATTGTTGGGTCAGGTCGCTCTCGGTATAGCCGATCGGCTGCCCGTTCCCCTCCGACAAACCCGCCAACCCCGTCCAAGGTTCAACCTCAAGCCACGTGATGCGAATAACACCGTTGAAAAACAGCTCAACTTGAAAGGAGGTCTCGGGATCAGTAATCGGGACCAACTGGTATTCGGACACACGATGGAACGTCACTACCAGACGGTTCGAAAGCTCGAGATACGATATGGAACCGCCACGCGTCGGGTCCAGATTATGCAGATAACCCGAGATACGCGGCGCCGAGAAATGATGGCCCTCACTCTCGCTGTTGTCTGTGTCGCCAGCAGCAAAGGTCAGGAATCCATTGCTTCCAATAAAGACTGCCGTATACTCGACCCCATAGAACCACACGCTGTTGCCGGGGCGCAGAGACACGCCGGCATAATCGTCATTTCCCATGGTCACCGCGGTGCCGCCCGCCGGGTCCGTCGGGTATGACGAGACGCTGGTCAGGCACGCGCTGTAGAAGTTCTCGGACCCGTCCGGTGTGAACGTAATGGAATGATTGCCGATATCCGGGCCGATGTAGAAGCGTTCCGTAAACCAGTCTGTCGCCGCCCCGGCGCCGCGCCCCGCGAGCAGGACGCAGCACAATGCCGCCAAAGTGAACACGCCGCCCAGACGCCGCTTCAAGATTCGCTCGGCCACAACATCGCTCTCCCCTCGGACCCACCGGGCATCGGCACGCGCGCGGGCATGACACACCATACACCCGTCTTCAATCCTGCATGGAACGCCGGTCATCCTTCACAAAACATTCTAACATATTCAATGGACACGCACGCCCCCGTCTTGCGCCATGCGTGGCCTCGAGTCGCGTTGAAAGGACGGCGCGCCGGCAATTACACGCCGAGGCCGAGCGCCCGCAGCACGATCATTACAAAATTCAGCAATTGCGAAATGGCGCCGAACGTTTCCAGAAACTCGATAAGTTGTTCCAGGATAGTCATAACTTCCCTTCCTCGAGGGGTCACAATAGGCGACAGAATTCCGGTTCGGTGGAGTCTAGCAGATTGACCTCCGGTTTTGCGAATACCCGCCGGGCGCGCGCACCCATGCGCCCCACCGGCGCGGGAATCCCTGAACATCGCCGGTCCGGAAACCGCGATGCTGACACTCCACCATGCGGCCGACGCGCGCAACCTCTTACGGGGCGGTATCCTCGAATGCGCAGGCCACGCCGTCGCCCGAGACCACAAAGCCGTCCCAGCGGAGACGGACAGCCGCATCGCCCCAGGGCAGGGAGACACGCACCTCGCGCTCGTCTCCGGCCTCACTCATTACAGCCTTCGCCGCGGCGCCATTGATGACAAACCACGTAAGGAATTCCTGCCGCGCGGTTTTCTCGGCCGTCGCGGCGGTCAGGTGCCATTCGTTCAGTTTGAATCCGGCCCATGGCGCGGGCGGCATATCGAACTTGTCGGTTTGCGTGATGGTGAGCGCTTGCGGATGCAGGAACCGCACATCCACGCGGCCAGGTTCGCCCTGCCACTGCATGGCATTTTCGCCGGTCTCGAACGGGCCCGGCGCGTGAAGCAGCCACTGATACGTGGCGGGTTCCGGCGCTATGACCAGGTCGTGGATGAGCACTGCATACGGCTTGAAGAACAGGATGCGCCGCGCCCACCGGTCGAGCCCCTTGTACGAGGCGCCCGCTTCGCCCGCAACCACGTCAAGCCGCTCCGACGTGTGGAAATGGGTGAGACACCCGCGCGCCTCCGGCGTATGGACCATCTGCCCTTCGCCGTCCACGAGTATCGCGTTGTCCGACTTCGTTTCCCACATCCACAGGCGGTGGTGCGGGCTGCCGTGGATATCGCGGCGTCCGGACGCAATGAAGACCGGCCGGCCGCCGAGGTGAAGCAGGAATGCGTTGTTGGCGTTGTAACCGTGGCTTACGCGGCCATAGGGACTGCTCTTGAAGATTACCTGCACGTTTTGTGTTACATCCAGCAGCGTGGTGTTCAGGGCGGCAAGTCCGACATCACGGAACGCGCGGGACTGCGGCAGACCGGAGGGCGGCCGGGGCGTGGCATGTCCGCCGCGGGCATCTTGCCCGGGTTCCTGAATCACGGGCGCGACATCCGGGCCGGGGCAAGCAGCGTAGAGAAATCCCAGATAGCCGTCGGGAAACGGGTTGCCATGTTGGCCGGCGTACCATTGCCAATAGGGATTCCCCGCGGCCGAGGCCAGAACTGCCATGAGCCGGGCGGAGCGGTCCGAGCCGGTGGTCGAGCCCATGTCGGCGAATCCGGCGGTACGGGAACCGGGCGGCGTCACGTAGAGCGGATAGTAGCCCGCCTCACGGAAGTAGGGCTGTTGGAAGGCGTCGATGCCGAAGGCGGCGCGCACCATGTAGACCCAATAGAGGAACCGCTCCATGTAGCTGGCCCAATAGCCCACGCCCTCATGCCAGCCGCCTTCCGTGCCGCCCCAGACCGGGTACGCCGTGTAGAAAATGGTCATGGCGTAATCGAGCCACTCGCCCGCTTCCGGAATCTCGCCGTAAAACGCCGTCGCCAGTTCGCCGAGGAAATGCCAGGCGCGGTTGCGGTGGCTTTCGAAGGGGAACCAGAGGTGTTTGCATCGCTGCAAGTGTTCATAGGCCTGGCGTCCGCGCGCCTGCATCATCGTGCTGATGCGCGCACGCTCCTCCGCCGTGAGCGCGGCATAGGTCCAACTGAACGCACGCGAGGGCATATACAGCAGCGGCATTGCCGCCTCGTCGTTGTACTTGTACTGCGTCGAGCCCTCCGGGTCCCAGGCGCACAACGCCAGGAGCAGGTCGCGCGCGCCGCGCGCATACCGTTCCTCGCCGGTCATCTGATAGACGAAACCGAGCAGGGCCGCGCCGTCCCCCACCGCAATCGCGCGCATGCGGTTACCCCACCAAATCTTCTTCCATTCCTCGCCCTTGAACTCCGTGCCCTTCGGATACAGCGGCGGTTCCGAGGTGTCCGGCGGCGCGACCAGCAGTTTGTCGGCCTTTTGGCGCAGTTCCAGGAATGGACCCGCCATCGGACCTTGTGCCAAGGCCCGCAGGCGCGGCACATCCCCTGGCCGGAAGAACAGGCGCGGGTGTTCCTGCGGCAGCCGGCGCAGCAATTCTTCCCGGCCGGGTTGCGGAAACGGTATGGCATCTTCGGGGACGTGAAACCGGCGGACCTGGCTCCACGCCGTTTGTTCCCCCGCCGCGGTAACTGCCGCATACCGCCAGAAGTATTCGCCCGGCGGCAATGCCGACGCCGGGCAATAGGCGTTCCAGGGGATGGCCACGCGGTCCAGCACCAGCGGTTTGAACGCAGTCGATGCCGAAATCTGCAGTCTATAGGAACAAGGATAGTCCTGGGGCCGCCATGTAAAGGACGGCGGGCTGACGGCAACCGAGGCGCCATCTTCCGGGCGGTAGCCCCATGAGCCAGCGTCCGCCGGGCTTTCGTCCAAAGGGACCGCTCCGTATAAAGATGCGTGCGCGAGTAAGAGGAATATGCCAGGAATGGCGGCTGCGTGACGCGATTTCATGCCTTTTCTCTGCTCCTGCATGCGTTCGGTTCCAGCCTCCGACACGGTATCACCCGTCACATACGACTCCACCGTGCAAGCCGGTGTTTCGCCTTTTCCAGGAAACCCGCGCGGCCTCTTGAGGGATTGTTAGACGGTCTGCCAGGCCCGGGAAGGCGCCGGGCCGGGCATAGGACGCCTTGACAGGTTTTTCGCGCGGCAGGTAGCATGGGGCCCAAAGGAGTCTTGCGGTGGAAATCCAAGGTTTCGCGCTTACCCCCTTCTTGACCAACTGTTATGTCCTGAAAGACGGCCGCGAAGCCGTCGTTATAGACCCCGGCGACGCCACGGAATCGCTCAAACGGGCCGTAGCCGATGTTCAAGTCAAAATGATCATCAATACGCACTGTCATTGCGACCATTGCGGGGGCAACGCCGAGATGGTCCAATTCACGGGCGCCCCGCTGGCCTGCCATGAGGCGGAATTGCCCTTGCTGCGAACCCTGGAGCAACAGGGATCCATGTTCGGGGTCCCTTTTCCACCGTCGCCCGAGCCTTCGCGGTTTCTGAACGAAGGCGACGAGGTCACGGTCGGCTCAGTGACCTTGAAGGTCCTGTTCACGCCGGGCCATTCGCCGGGACACATCACCCTGGCGGCGGACGGCGCCGTGTTTGACGGCGATGTGCTCTTCGCGGGCTCGATAGGCCGCACGGACCTCTGGGGCGGCGACTACGGAACGCTGCTCCATAGCATCCGGACCAGATTGCTGGTGCTGCCCGACGAAACCATCGTCTACAGCGGCCACGGTCCCGACACAACTATCGGCAGGGAACGCTACTCGAACCCCTTCCTTATCGGAGGTTAGCCATGTTGGGGGGCATACTCATACTCGCCCTGACGGCGGTGGTCGAAGTCGACCTGGCTCCGGACCAGCCGCTCCACTTCGTCTACGTTGATGACCCGCTCATCGTCGAGTTGAGGTCCGACACCAGCCTCGAAACGAACGTGCGCCTTTCCGCCCATCACACCGACCGCGACGCGACCGTAACCGCCGCTTCGGGTCCCCTGCACTTGCCAGCCCACGGCGTCTATTGGTGGGCCTTACAGGATTTGCCCGGCGAAAAAGGCTACTACGCGGTGGACATCCGGTTTGAAACGCCGGACGGTCCCGTCGATGCACAACAACACTTCTGCCGCGTGGAACGACCGGGCGCAACCGCGCCGCTGCCCGCATGGGCGCAGTCCGGCGCCGTGGACAAACACGAGTTATTGGCCTTGAAGAGCATCGGCGTGGGCCTGCTGCGCCTCGAGGCGTCGAACCCGGACGCCGAAGCGCAGGCGGCGGCAGCGGCCGCGCAAGGGCTCGGCATCATTGTCGCCGTGGACGCTCAGGCGGTTTCAGACGCGGCCGCGCTGGCCGCGCGTTTCCCTGCGGCGCCCGCGCGATGGGACGTGCGCGCGCCGGGCGCGGAGCGGTTCGCGGCATTTGCCGACGCGCTGCGCAAGGCCGGGGTTACCGCCCCGATAGCGGCCGTTGCGACGCCGGACGCGGATTTGGCCGCACTGCTGCAGCCGCCCGTGGTAACGCACGCGCGAGAACTGGTCATCGAGGGCGGAGCTTTGTCCTGGGAACAGGTTGCGGCCATCCAGTATGTGGCCCGCCGCACAGGGCAGGAGCGCTGGCGCCTGCATGCCGCCTCCCTTGGAGAGGACGCGCTCCCCCTCGCACAGGAACTCGCCGCCCGGCTCGCGGCCGGGTTCACCAGCCTCGGATTCAACACGGGTCGCGTTTACAACGGACGCCCGGGACAGGACTTCGCCGCACTCAGCGGCATCAACGGCGTGCTCGACGCGCACGACCCGGCTGGCCCGCTTTCCCTGCCGGAAGGGATTACGGGCAACGTCTTCCGCAACTGCGAACGCTGGTGCATCGTGTTGCACGCGAACAAGGAAAGCGCAAAGGTGCGCGTCCCCGTGGGCGCGGCACAGGGACTGCGCCTCTTCGACGTCTACCACAATGAATTGCCGCCGCCCGAGGTGAAGGAGGGCGCGGTGGCCGTCACGCTTTCGCCGCAGCCCGCATATCTGTGCGGAACCGGCGGCACCGTCCTGAACGCGGCCGCGCGCAACCAGGCCGTGCGGCAGGCGCGCATATTCGCGGCGCAGCAGGCGCTCCGGGAACAGCTGCCTCCTCTGTTGATGCAGCGCATCGGCGAGATAGCAGCCGCCAAGACGGAAGGGTTGGGCCGCGCGAATTTTCTGTTTCTGCTGCGTGCGTTCCCGTTCCTCGAGGAAGCCTGGCAGCAAGGCGGCCTGCCGAAGGAAGCGGCCGCGCCCGCCTTGGGCGGCCTTGCGGACCTGCTCCGTTCGCTGTGCGTGCTCCAGGAGGACATCGGCGAATCCTTCGCCACCCCGCTGGCCAATCGCCTTGAAAAATGCGAGGAATACCGTGCCCTGTATCTGACGGGCACGGAGGCCCGCGAACGGGGCGATTGGCTGCTCGAGGAGGTGTTGCGGCTCATGAATGAAGCCGAGGCGCTTGACGACGCGGGCCGCCATATCGAGGCCAACGCCGTGGGCGCAATCGCCGAATGGCGCGCGCGTACGTTGGACTTCGCCGCGAAGGCGCCGCCCCTGGTCGAGCCCACGGAAGAGCATCTCCTCGAAGTGCCTCCCGCCGCGGAACCGTCCGGCGCCCCGGAAACCACTCCGGAAGGCGCCGCGCCCGCGCCGGAAGCGCAGACGCCCGCCGCGCCAGAACCACCCGCGCCGCCCGAACCTGCGCCCGGGGAACCGTCAAAGCTCACGCATACCGTGGCGCGCGGCGACAACCCCAGCACGATCGCGCACAAGTACGGCGTCGCCATTGACGACTTGC comes from the Candidatus Hydrogenedentota bacterium genome and includes:
- a CDS encoding MBL fold metallo-hydrolase — protein: MEIQGFALTPFLTNCYVLKDGREAVVIDPGDATESLKRAVADVQVKMIINTHCHCDHCGGNAEMVQFTGAPLACHEAELPLLRTLEQQGSMFGVPFPPSPEPSRFLNEGDEVTVGSVTLKVLFTPGHSPGHITLAADGAVFDGDVLFAGSIGRTDLWGGDYGTLLHSIRTRLLVLPDETIVYSGHGPDTTIGRERYSNPFLIGG
- a CDS encoding DUF4962 domain-containing protein, whose translation is MDESPADAGSWGYRPEDGASVAVSPPSFTWRPQDYPCSYRLQISASTAFKPLVLDRVAIPWNAYCPASALPPGEYFWRYAAVTAAGEQTAWSQVRRFHVPEDAIPFPQPGREELLRRLPQEHPRLFFRPGDVPRLRALAQGPMAGPFLELRQKADKLLVAPPDTSEPPLYPKGTEFKGEEWKKIWWGNRMRAIAVGDGAALLGFVYQMTGEERYARGARDLLLALCAWDPEGSTQYKYNDEAAMPLLYMPSRAFSWTYAALTAEERARISTMMQARGRQAYEHLQRCKHLWFPFESHRNRAWHFLGELATAFYGEIPEAGEWLDYAMTIFYTAYPVWGGTEGGWHEGVGYWASYMERFLYWVYMVRAAFGIDAFQQPYFREAGYYPLYVTPPGSRTAGFADMGSTTGSDRSARLMAVLASAAGNPYWQWYAGQHGNPFPDGYLGFLYAACPGPDVAPVIQEPGQDARGGHATPRPPSGLPQSRAFRDVGLAALNTTLLDVTQNVQVIFKSSPYGRVSHGYNANNAFLLHLGGRPVFIASGRRDIHGSPHHRLWMWETKSDNAILVDGEGQMVHTPEARGCLTHFHTSERLDVVAGEAGASYKGLDRWARRILFFKPYAVLIHDLVIAPEPATYQWLLHAPGPFETGENAMQWQGEPGRVDVRFLHPQALTITQTDKFDMPPAPWAGFKLNEWHLTAATAEKTARQEFLTWFVINGAAAKAVMSEAGDEREVRVSLPWGDAAVRLRWDGFVVSGDGVACAFEDTAP
- a CDS encoding LysM peptidoglycan-binding domain-containing protein; its protein translation is MLGGILILALTAVVEVDLAPDQPLHFVYVDDPLIVELRSDTSLETNVRLSAHHTDRDATVTAASGPLHLPAHGVYWWALQDLPGEKGYYAVDIRFETPDGPVDAQQHFCRVERPGATAPLPAWAQSGAVDKHELLALKSIGVGLLRLEASNPDAEAQAAAAAAQGLGIIVAVDAQAVSDAAALAARFPAAPARWDVRAPGAERFAAFADALRKAGVTAPIAAVATPDADLAALLQPPVVTHARELVIEGGALSWEQVAAIQYVARRTGQERWRLHAASLGEDALPLAQELAARLAAGFTSLGFNTGRVYNGRPGQDFAALSGINGVLDAHDPAGPLSLPEGITGNVFRNCERWCIVLHANKESAKVRVPVGAAQGLRLFDVYHNELPPPEVKEGAVAVTLSPQPAYLCGTGGTVLNAAARNQAVRQARIFAAQQALREQLPPLLMQRIGEIAAAKTEGLGRANFLFLLRAFPFLEEAWQQGGLPKEAAAPALGGLADLLRSLCVLQEDIGESFATPLANRLEKCEEYRALYLTGTEARERGDWLLEEVLRLMNEAEALDDAGRHIEANAVGAIAEWRARTLDFAAKAPPLVEPTEEHLLEVPPAAEPSGAPETTPEGAAPAPEAQTPAAPEPPAPPEPAPGEPSKLTHTVARGDNPSTIAHKYGVAIDDLLKWNNLSRRSTLHIGDELIVYVQGAPPAEEADAPETPAPAPEAQTPAAQTQADVPPDTEKVTHTVRRGDNPSIIADKYGVSLDDFLKWNGLTRRATLHIGDEYVVYVKKKPG